DNA from Nocardioides seonyuensis:
GCTGCCAGTCGATGAACTCGCGCAGCTCGCCGAGGTCGTAGTCGTTCAGCACGTGGAGGCCGGGCTCGCGCGGAAGCGGCGGGACGTAGCCCTCCCACTCGATCGGCGTGCGGTTGGCGCGTGCCTTCGCCAGCGTCACCATCGGGCGGTCCTGCTTGGTGGCGTGGCGCGTCCGCAGGGCGTCGTAGTCGGCCTTGATGTCGGCCATCAGCCGCGGGCGCTGCTCGTCGCTGAGGAGCGCAGCGGCGGTGGGCACCGACCGGGAGGCGTCCTTGACCCAGACGACCGGACCGTCGTACTGCTTGTCGACCTTGACGGCCGTGTGGGCGCGAGAGGTCGTCGCTCCACCGATCAGCAGCGGGATGGTGAACTCCTGGCGCTTCATCTCGGCCGCCACGTTGACCATCTCGTCCAGCGACGGCGTGATCAGCCCGGAGAGTCCGATCATGTCGGCACCCACCTCGCGAGCGGTGTCGAGGATCTTCTGCGCCGGCACCATCACGCCGAGGTCGATGACCTCGTAGTTGTTGCACTGGAGCACGACGCCCACGATGTTCTTGCCGATGTCGTGCACGTCGCCCTTGACCGTGGCCATCACGATCGTGCCCTTGGCCCGATCGACGTCGCCGGGCTTCTTCTCGGCCTCGATGAACGGGATGAGGTAGGCCACTGCCTTCTTCATCACCCGAGCGCTCTTCACCACCTGCGGGAGGAACATCTTGCCCGCGCCGAAGAGGTCGCCGACGACGTTCATGCCGTCCATCAGCGGACCCTCGATGACCTCGATCGGGCGACCGCCGCGCTCGGAGATGAGAGCGCGGAGCTCCTCGGTGTCCTCCTCGACGAACGCGTCCAGTCCCTTGACCAGGGCGTGCGTGATCCGCTCACCGACAGGCAGCTCGCGCCACTCCTCGGTCTTCTCCTCGGCGGCCTCCCCCGTGCCCTTGTGGGCCTCCGCGATCTCGAGCAGCCGCTCGGCGGCATCCGGGCGCCGGTTGAGCACGACGTCCTCGATGCGCTCGCGGAGCTCGGGGTCGATCTCGTCGTAGACCACCAGGGCGCCGGCGTTGACGATCCCCATGGAGAGGCCTGCCTGGATCGCGTGGAACAGGAAGACCGCGTGGATGGCCTCGCGCACCGGGTTGTTGCCCCGGAAGGAGAACGAGACGTTGGAGATGCCCCCGGAGATCTGCGCTCCCGGAAGGTTCTGCTTGATCCAGCGCGTGGCCTCGATGAAGTCGACGCCGTAGGTGGCGTGCTCCTCGATGCCGGTCGCCAGGGCGAAGCAATTGGGGTCGAAGATGATGTCCTCGGCCGGGAAGCCGACCTCGTCGACCAGGATCCGGTAGGCGCGCTCGCAGATCTCGATGCGTCGCTCGAGGTTGTCGGCCTGGCCCTGCTCGTCGAAGGCCATCACGACCACCGCAGCGCCGTACTTGCGGCACAGGCGAGCCTCGGCGCGGAACTTGTCCTCGCCCTCCTTCATGGAGATCGAGTTGACGATCGGCTTGCCCTGCACGCACTTCAACCCGGTCTCGATGACCTCCCACTTGGAGGAGTCGATCATGACCGGGACGCGGCTGATGTCGGGCTCGGACGCGACCAGCTTGAGGAACCGGTCCATCGCAGCGACGCCGTCGATCATCCCCTCGTCCATGTTGACGTCGATGACCTGGGCGCCGTTCTCTACCTGCTGCGCGGCGACCGACAGGGCGGTGTCGTAGTCGCCGTCCTTGATGAGGTTGCGGAACCGTGCCGAGCCGGTGATGTTGGTGCGCTCACCGACGTTGACGAAGAGGCTCTCCTCGGTGATGGTGAGCGGTTCGAGGCCTGCCAGGCGCATCGCCGACCGGACCTCGGGCACGACGCGCACCTGCTGGCCCTCGACCGCCGCGGCGATGGCGGCGATGTGGGCCGGGGTGGTGCCGCAGCATCCACCGACGAGGTTGAGCAGGCCGGCCTCGCCGAACTCGGCGAGGATCGCGGCGGTCTCCTCGGCAGCCTCGTCGTACTCACCGAAGGCGTTGGGCAGGCCCGCGTTGGGGTAGCACGAGACGAACGTGTCGGCCAGCCGGGCCAGCTCGGCCAGGTAGGGCCGCATCTCCTTGGCACCCAGGGCGCAGTTGAGGCCGACCGCCAGCGGGCGGGCGTGGCGCACGGAGTTCCAGAAGGCCTCGGTCACCTGGCCCGAGAGCGTCCGGCCGGATGCGTCGGTGATGGTGCCCGAGACGATGACCGGCCAGCGACGCCCCTGCTCCTCGAAGAGCGTCTCGACCGCGAACACCGCGGCCTTTGCGTTGAGGGTGTCGAATACCGTCTCGATCACGAGCAGGTCGGCCCCGCCGTCGACCAGGCCACGAGCGGCCTCGAGGTAGGCCGACACCAGGTCGTCGTAGAGGACGTTGCGTGCACCCGGGTCGTTGACGTCAGGAGAGATCGAGCCAGTGCGGGTGGTCGGGCCGAGGGCGCCGGCCACGTAGCGGGGACGCTCAGGGGTCGCCACCGCTTCGACCGCCGCTCGGGCGAGCCGCGCCGACTCACGGTTGATCTCGTAGGCGAGGTCTGCCATTCCGTAGTCGCTGAGCGAGATGGCGTTGGCGTTGAACGTGTTGGTCTCGATGATGTCCGCACCGGCCCGGAGGTACTCCTCGTGGATCTCCCGGATGATGTGCGGCTGGGTGAGGCTCAACAGGTCGTTGTTGCCCTGGAGGTCCTGCGGCCAGTCGGCGAACCTGTCTCCGCGGTAGCCCGCCTCGTCCGGCCTGTCCCGTTGGATCGCCGTGCCCATCGCACCGTCGATGACCATGATTCGCTCTCGCATCAGCTCGCTGAGCGTTGCGGTGGCATCTGGACGATGGTCGTGGGTCACGTGTCCGGGCTCCTCTCGTCGGATCCAGCGTAGGAACCCGTCCACTCCTCGGACTCCGGGTCCACATCGTGGCACCGTGCGTGCCCGTGGCGAAATTGTCGGGACGCGAGGGGCGCCGTGACTAGGCTGGAGGAGTGATCGAGTTCGACGACCTGCAGGACCTCACCTCCCCCGTCGTGATCGCTGCGTTCGAGGGATGGAACGACGCAGCCGAGGCGGCGTCGGGGCTGGTCGACCACCTGATGCACGAGTGGAAGGCCGAGGTCATCGGCGCGATCGACCCCGAGGAGTTCTACGACTTCCAGGTCAACCGCCCGATCATCGGCACCGACGCCAACGGGCACCGACGGCTCACGTGGCCCACGAGCCGGATCGCCGTGGCGCGGCCCGCGGCGCTCGATCGCGACGTCATCCTGATCCGAGGCATCGAGCCCAACATGCGCTGGCGCCAGTTCTGCGCGGAGCTCCTTGCTGCGTGCGACGACCTGGGCGCCGAGCTCGTCGTCACCCTGGGCGCCCTGCTGGCCGACACTCCCCACACCCGTCCGATCCCGGTGACCGGGTCCGCCTCCGAGCCAGAGCTCGTCGACCGGCTGCGGATCGAGCAGTCGAGCTACGAGGGCCCGACCGGCATCGTCGGTGTGTTCAACGACGCCTGCATCCAGCTCGACATCCCCTCGGTCGCCTACTGGGCCGCCGTACCCCACTACGTGGCCCAGCCGCCGTGTCCCAAGGCGACCCTCGCGCTGCTCGGTCAGCTCGAGGAGCTCTTCGAGTGCCCCATGCCGCTGGGTGACCTGGTCGAGGACTCCGAAGCCTGGGAGCGGGGCGTCGACGAGCTGGCCAGCGAGGACGAGGACGTCGCCGACTACGTGCGCGCGCTCGAGGAGACCCGTGACACCACCGAGCTGCCCGAGGCCAGCGGCGAGGCCATCGCCCGGGAGTTCGAGCGCTACCTCAAGCGGCGCGGCGAGGACTGAGCAGGGCCACGTCCACGTCGTCGTACGACAGCCGGGTGGAGGCGTCCGTCAGAGCGACATCCCGAGGGCGGCGTCGAGCAGCCGGTGGATCTCGCCGGCGGCCGACTCCTCACTCGTGTCGGCCAGCTTGTCGGTGCCCAAGGTGGCGTCCACCCACCGCTGGACGACGTCCACTGCAGCCGGGGCGTCCAGGTCGTCCGCCAAGGCAGCGAGGACCTGCTCGACCACCGGCTGCGTGGGCGCGCCCGCGCCGAGTGCCAGCGCGCGACGCCACTGGGTGAGTGTGTCGACGGCGTCCCAGAGCTGGTCGTCGGTCCACTCCCAGTCACTGCGGTAGTGGTGGCGCAGGAGCACCAGCCTGATGGCCATCGGGTCGACCTCGCTGAAGCGCAGCGCCGAAACGAAGACGAGGTTGCCCTTGGACTTCGACATCTTCTCGCCGTCGTAGGCGACCATCCCGGCGTGGGCGTAGGCACGTGCGAACAGGTGGCCGGGATGTGCGACCTGGGCCTCCCCCGCCGACATCTCGTGGTGGGGGAAGACGAGGTCGCTGCCACCCCCCTGGACGTCGAAGGACGTGCCGAGGTGGTCGAGGGCGATGGCCGCACACTCGATGTGCCAGCCCGGACGGCCCGGCCCGAAGGGGCTCGGCCACGACGGCTCGCCCGGTCGCTCGGCCCGCCAGAGCAGGCAGTCGAGCGGGTCCTTCTTGCCGGACCGGTCCGGGTCACCGCCGCGCTCGGGGAAGATCTCGAGCATGGCGTCCCGGTCGAGACCGGACACGCTGCCGAAGGCCTCGTCGGCGGTGACGGAGAAGTAGAGGTCCTGGTCGACCTGGTAGACCGCGCCCGCCTCGCGCAGCCGCTCGATCAGCGTGATCACCTCGGGGATCGACTCGACGGCGCCGACGTAGTGATCGGGGGCGAGGACGCGCAGGCTCTCCATGTCGTCACGGAACAGCTGCGTCTCGCGCTCTGCCAGCTCGCGCCACGCCACCTTCACCTTGTGGGCACGCTCGAGCAGCGGGTCGTCGACGTCGGTGACGTTCTGGACGTAGGTCACCGCGCGGCCGTGGTTGCGCCAGGCACGGTTGAGGAGGTCGAACGCGACGTAGGTCGCAGCGTGGCCGATGTGGGTGGCGTCGTAGGGCGTGATGCCACAGACGTAGAGCCGCGCAGCGCCCTCGGACGCGGTGTCCACCAGGGTGCCGGTCGCGGTGTCGTGGATGCGCACGGGCGGACCCGCCTCCGGCAGCGGAGGGACCTCGGGCGACGACCAGGCACGCATGCGCGCAGCCTAGGCGATCAGATGGGAGGCCACGGGATGACGGGGTAGCCCGCCGCCTCGGGCGCCGGGAACGCAGCCGCTGACAGCAGGGTGCGAGCCCTGGTGAGCGTCGCGTCGATCTCCTCCGGCAGCAACAGCTCCGCCAGCTCGCCGGCGCCGGAGGAGAGCGCCTCCACGACCCGGCGCACTCCCTCCAGCTCCTCGGGATCGAGCGACTCCCCCAGCCATCCCCACAGCACCGTGCGCAGCTTGTGGTCGACATGGAACGTGAGCCCGTGGTCGACCCCGTGCCGGTGACCACCAGGCATGGGCAGGACGTGGCCTCCCTTGCGGTCGGCGTTGTTGAGCACGATGTCCAGGACGGCCATGCGACGCAGCGCCGACGTGTCCTCGTGGACGAGCGAGACCGGCTGGTCCTGTGCGTCGAGGCCGTCGAACACGTGGCGGTAGCCGGCCGGCGTGCGGCCCGCCGGGACGATGTCGACCGGCGTCTGCGCCTCGTCGATGTCCTGCCACAGCTGCACCATGCCGACACCGTGCGGGCCGTCGCGCAGGATCGTGGGCGGCACGATGCTCCAGCCGGTCAGCTCCGAGAGGAGGTACGACGCCACCTCGCGCGCCGCGAGCGTGCCGTCGGGGAAGTCCCACAGGGGCCGCTCCCCCGCGACCGGCTTGTAGACGACCCGCACGCCGTCGACGTCCCCGACGAACGTGGCGTTCGACGCAGGCAGCACGCGGCCGTGGAGGGTGAGCCGCCCCGTCCTGACGTGCTCAGGGATCACGGCGCCGGAAGCCGTTGGCCCGCACGCAGAGGTGGCCGTCCGGGTCGACGGGGTTGCCGCAGAACGGGCAGTCGGGTCGCCCCGCGCCGAGCACGTTGCGGGCGCGGGCGACGAAGGCGCGGGCCACGGCGGCCGGCATCCTCACCAGCAGCACCTCGTCGGGCTCTGGCTCCTGGAGCTCGGTGAGGTCGTCGTCGAGCTGCTCGAGCGAGACCACGGCTGCTTCGCTGAAGGGGAACACCTCCACGACGACGCGCTGGTCGGCGCCGTCCCACGACAGGGTCATGGTGCCGGCGCGGAACTCCTCCTCGATCGGCAGCTCGAGCGCCTCGTTGTCGACCAGGTCGAACGGGGCCACGGCGGGGATCAGCACGGAGTCGTCGGTGGCGGCCATGAGCTCGTCGAGGAGCTCGTCGACACGCTCGGCCAGCGCCTCCACCTGCTGCTTCTCCAGCGCGACGCTCACCAGCCGGACGCCTTCGCGCGCCTGCAGGAAGAAGGTGCGCATCCCGGGCTGCCCAACCGTTCCGACGACGAAGCGCTCGGGCGGGTCGAAGGCGTGGACCACTGGCATGTGCCCCACCCTAGGTCTCCGTCCCAGACCGGCTCGGCCCGGCGCCTCCACCGGGGACGGCGTCGGCGCTGACCGGCGGAAGTGCCACGGGGCCCTGGTGCGTGTTGACCGCGAGGACGTACGGCCGGTCGGCGGTGTAGCGGACCACGCTGATCGAACCTGGGTCGACGACGATCCGCTGGAACTGGTCGAGATGGGAGCCGAGCGCGTCGGCGAGCACGGCCTTGAGGATGTCCCCGTGGCTGACCAGCGCCCACACGGCGTCGTCGCCGTGCTGGCTCGACACCTCGGCATCATGCCTCCGCACGGCGCTGACCGCGCGGGCCGCGGCAGCCACCAGGGACTCTCCACCCGGGAATGTGACCGCGGACGGCTGGCGCTGCACGACCTTCCACAGCTCGTCCCCGGCGAGCTCCTTCAAGCTGCGGCCCTGCCACTCGCCGTAGTCGACCTCGACGACGCCCTCGTCCACGAGGGGCTGGATGTCCGCGGCCTGGCCGGCGGCGATGGCGTCGGCGGTCTCGCAGGTGCGCTCGAGAGGGCTGGTGACGAGGCGCGCGAGCCGCAGCGTTGCCAGCCTGTCCCCGGCGCGCGCGACCTGCTCGCGGCCGACGTCGTCGAGGACCACCCCCTCAGCCCTCCCTGCGAGCACGGCGGTCGCATTGGCGGTGGTGCGGCCGTGTCGCACGAGGATCACGGTTGCCATGGCGCCGACCCTAGTGGGACTAGCCTGACCGCGTGATCGTGGACAACGCGCTCTACCGAGCCGGCAAGCGCGTCGCGCCGGATCGCGACGATGCCGAGCTGGAGGTGCGGAGGCTTTCCCACGAGCCCGGCGACTTCCAGTGGCTGGGGATCTTCAACCCCGACGCCCGTGAGCTCGAGGCGCTCGCCCGCGAGTTCGACCTCCACCCGCTCGCGGTGGAGGACTCCGGAGAGTCCCACCAACGGCCCAAGCTCGAGGCCTACGGCGACCACGTCTTCGTCGTGCTCAAGACACTCTGGTACGTCGATGCGGACGATGCGGTCGAGACCGGCGAGATCAACATCTTCATCGGCCCCGACTACGTGATCACGATCCGCCACGGCGACGGCTCCCAGCTCCAGGAGTCTCGACGAGACCTCGAGCAGCGCGCGCAGGTGCTTTCCCACGGCCCGTCTGCCGTGCTCTACGCGGTCTGCGACCACGTGGTCGACGAGTACGAGCGGGTGGGCGCCGAGCTCGAGGTCGATGTCGACGAGGTCGAGGAGGCGGTCTTCTCTCCCGGCCCCGCCCCCGTGAGTGCGCGGATCTACACCCTCAAGCGCGAGCTTGCGGAGGTACGACGAGCCGTGATGCCGCTGCGCGAGCCGATGCGCCGGTTCGCGGCCGGTGACCATCCCGGCCTGGACCCCGACGCAGCCACCTACTTCAGGGACGTGGCCGACCACCTGCAGCGGGTCTCCGAGGTCATCGACAACCTCGACGCACTTCTCTCCACGGCCTTCGAGGCCTATCTCGCGCGCATCCAGGTGCAGCAGAACGAGGACATGCGCAAGATCTCCGCCGGCGCCGCACTGGTCGTCGTACCGACCCTGATCGCGGGCGTCTACGGCATGAACTACGAGCTGTGGCCCTCCAACAGCTGGGCGGGCGGCTTCTGGTTCGCGCTGGCCCTGATGCTTGCCTCGGCGGGCGGGTTGTGGGTGTTCTTCAAGCGAGCGGGCTGGTTCTAGAGGCCTAGGCGGTGAGGACGCCTGCTCCGAGCAGCGCCAGGGTCCCGGCTCCGAGCAGCACCCGGTAGACGACGAACGGCGTGTAGGACTTCGTCGAGACGTAGCGCAGCAGCCAGGCGATGGCGGCGTAGCCCACGACGAAGGAGACCACGGTCGCGGTGATCGTCGGCCCCCAGCCGAAGTCGTTGTGGCCGTGGGGGATCTCCTTGAGCTCGAAGAGGCCGGCGCCGACCACGGCCGGGATCGCGAGGAGGAACGCGTAGCGGGTGGCCGCCTCGCGCTCGAACCCGAGCAGCCGGCCCATCGAGATGGTGGCGCCGCTGCGCGAGACCCCGGGGATCAGGGCCAGCGCCTGTGCGGCACCCATCAGGACGGCGTCGCGCAGGGTGATCTTGCCGATCGGCCGGTCCGCCCTGCTG
Protein-coding regions in this window:
- the metH gene encoding methionine synthase, yielding MRERIMVIDGAMGTAIQRDRPDEAGYRGDRFADWPQDLQGNNDLLSLTQPHIIREIHEEYLRAGADIIETNTFNANAISLSDYGMADLAYEINRESARLARAAVEAVATPERPRYVAGALGPTTRTGSISPDVNDPGARNVLYDDLVSAYLEAARGLVDGGADLLVIETVFDTLNAKAAVFAVETLFEEQGRRWPVIVSGTITDASGRTLSGQVTEAFWNSVRHARPLAVGLNCALGAKEMRPYLAELARLADTFVSCYPNAGLPNAFGEYDEAAEETAAILAEFGEAGLLNLVGGCCGTTPAHIAAIAAAVEGQQVRVVPEVRSAMRLAGLEPLTITEESLFVNVGERTNITGSARFRNLIKDGDYDTALSVAAQQVENGAQVIDVNMDEGMIDGVAAMDRFLKLVASEPDISRVPVMIDSSKWEVIETGLKCVQGKPIVNSISMKEGEDKFRAEARLCRKYGAAVVVMAFDEQGQADNLERRIEICERAYRILVDEVGFPAEDIIFDPNCFALATGIEEHATYGVDFIEATRWIKQNLPGAQISGGISNVSFSFRGNNPVREAIHAVFLFHAIQAGLSMGIVNAGALVVYDEIDPELRERIEDVVLNRRPDAAERLLEIAEAHKGTGEAAEEKTEEWRELPVGERITHALVKGLDAFVEEDTEELRALISERGGRPIEVIEGPLMDGMNVVGDLFGAGKMFLPQVVKSARVMKKAVAYLIPFIEAEKKPGDVDRAKGTIVMATVKGDVHDIGKNIVGVVLQCNNYEVIDLGVMVPAQKILDTAREVGADMIGLSGLITPSLDEMVNVAAEMKRQEFTIPLLIGGATTSRAHTAVKVDKQYDGPVVWVKDASRSVPTAAALLSDEQRPRLMADIKADYDALRTRHATKQDRPMVTLAKARANRTPIEWEGYVPPLPREPGLHVLNDYDLGELREFIDWQPFFNAWEMKGKFPDILNSPTHGEEARKLYDDAQKMLDLVVQEKWLTANAVFGLFPANAVGDDIEVYDDDSRSAVRAVLHNLRQQGDHREGVPNRSLGDFVAPKETGLADHVGAFAVTAGLGATERIMKFKEALDDYSAIMLEAIADRLAEAFAERLHQRVRTEFWGYDDGETLSNEDLIAEKYRGIRPAPGYPACPEHTEKRTLWELLDVTANTGIELTEGMAMWPGAAVSGWYFSHPQSQYFVVGRLQRDQVADYAVRKGWTQAEAERWLSSNLAYEPED
- a CDS encoding PAC2 family protein yields the protein MIEFDDLQDLTSPVVIAAFEGWNDAAEAASGLVDHLMHEWKAEVIGAIDPEEFYDFQVNRPIIGTDANGHRRLTWPTSRIAVARPAALDRDVILIRGIEPNMRWRQFCAELLAACDDLGAELVVTLGALLADTPHTRPIPVTGSASEPELVDRLRIEQSSYEGPTGIVGVFNDACIQLDIPSVAYWAAVPHYVAQPPCPKATLALLGQLEELFECPMPLGDLVEDSEAWERGVDELASEDEDVADYVRALEETRDTTELPEASGEAIAREFERYLKRRGED
- the mshC gene encoding cysteine--1-D-myo-inosityl 2-amino-2-deoxy-alpha-D-glucopyranoside ligase, translated to MRAWSSPEVPPLPEAGPPVRIHDTATGTLVDTASEGAARLYVCGITPYDATHIGHAATYVAFDLLNRAWRNHGRAVTYVQNVTDVDDPLLERAHKVKVAWRELAERETQLFRDDMESLRVLAPDHYVGAVESIPEVITLIERLREAGAVYQVDQDLYFSVTADEAFGSVSGLDRDAMLEIFPERGGDPDRSGKKDPLDCLLWRAERPGEPSWPSPFGPGRPGWHIECAAIALDHLGTSFDVQGGGSDLVFPHHEMSAGEAQVAHPGHLFARAYAHAGMVAYDGEKMSKSKGNLVFVSALRFSEVDPMAIRLVLLRHHYRSDWEWTDDQLWDAVDTLTQWRRALALGAGAPTQPVVEQVLAALADDLDAPAAVDVVQRWVDATLGTDKLADTSEESAAGEIHRLLDAALGMSL
- a CDS encoding SCO1664 family protein gives rise to the protein MLPASNATFVGDVDGVRVVYKPVAGERPLWDFPDGTLAAREVASYLLSELTGWSIVPPTILRDGPHGVGMVQLWQDIDEAQTPVDIVPAGRTPAGYRHVFDGLDAQDQPVSLVHEDTSALRRMAVLDIVLNNADRKGGHVLPMPGGHRHGVDHGLTFHVDHKLRTVLWGWLGESLDPEELEGVRRVVEALSSGAGELAELLLPEEIDATLTRARTLLSAAAFPAPEAAGYPVIPWPPI
- a CDS encoding DUF3090 family protein — encoded protein: MPVVHAFDPPERFVVGTVGQPGMRTFFLQAREGVRLVSVALEKQQVEALAERVDELLDELMAATDDSVLIPAVAPFDLVDNEALELPIEEEFRAGTMTLSWDGADQRVVVEVFPFSEAAVVSLEQLDDDLTELQEPEPDEVLLVRMPAAVARAFVARARNVLGAGRPDCPFCGNPVDPDGHLCVRANGFRRRDP
- a CDS encoding MSMEG_4193 family putative phosphomutase, with the translated sequence MATVILVRHGRTTANATAVLAGRAEGVVLDDVGREQVARAGDRLATLRLARLVTSPLERTCETADAIAAGQAADIQPLVDEGVVEVDYGEWQGRSLKELAGDELWKVVQRQPSAVTFPGGESLVAAAARAVSAVRRHDAEVSSQHGDDAVWALVSHGDILKAVLADALGSHLDQFQRIVVDPGSISVVRYTADRPYVLAVNTHQGPVALPPVSADAVPGGGAGPSRSGTET
- a CDS encoding magnesium and cobalt transport protein CorA — encoded protein: MIVDNALYRAGKRVAPDRDDAELEVRRLSHEPGDFQWLGIFNPDARELEALAREFDLHPLAVEDSGESHQRPKLEAYGDHVFVVLKTLWYVDADDAVETGEINIFIGPDYVITIRHGDGSQLQESRRDLEQRAQVLSHGPSAVLYAVCDHVVDEYERVGAELEVDVDEVEEAVFSPGPAPVSARIYTLKRELAEVRRAVMPLREPMRRFAAGDHPGLDPDAATYFRDVADHLQRVSEVIDNLDALLSTAFEAYLARIQVQQNEDMRKISAGAALVVVPTLIAGVYGMNYELWPSNSWAGGFWFALALMLASAGGLWVFFKRAGWF
- a CDS encoding undecaprenyl-diphosphate phosphatase, with amino-acid sequence MIDLLKAVVLGIIQGLTEFLPISSSAHLRIFPELFGWGDPGAAFTAVIQIGTELAVLIYFRKDIWRIANAWVRALFQPEWRGTLDARMGWFIIIGSLPIVVLGVLLKDVIERDFRNLWIIGTMLIVMGIVLGIADRTSRADRPIGKITLRDAVLMGAAQALALIPGVSRSGATISMGRLLGFEREAATRYAFLLAIPAVVGAGLFELKEIPHGHNDFGWGPTITATVVSFVVGYAAIAWLLRYVSTKSYTPFVVYRVLLGAGTLALLGAGVLTA